The following nucleotide sequence is from Trifolium pratense cultivar HEN17-A07 linkage group LG2, ARS_RC_1.1, whole genome shotgun sequence.
GAAGGTAGAAGAAGATCGATGAACAATCCCACAAGCCTCAATCCCTCTTCTTCTCTACACTATACATCTTTAATCCATCTTCTAGGTAATTCAATCTCTCTCTTTCTACAAACTTTCAATTTCTACAAACCCACTTCTTCTCCTCCAAAAATTCCCAATTTCAATCcctaattttgaaaattcatgtTTCATGTTTCATGTTTGTGAAATCCGAGTTCATTGGGTTTTGTAGATTCGAAATCAGAACTCAAACACATAGCTTCATATTTCTGGGTTCTGGATTCATTGGGTTTATGCGTTTCTGTTTTGAGAAGCACCATGTTTCTTTTTTCTGCTGCCATTCAGCTTCCGATTTGAAAAATGCATGACATGGGtttgttgttgatttaatttttgGGTTTTGTTATGAATTTCTGGGTTTTGTTATGAACAAAGAGAttgattgttgttgttcttgttatTTATGCTCGAATTTATAGTGATTttgatttgttgatttttttgataattttgattttttcttgttttttatttgattcaggattagagagaaagagatgggttgttgttgaagatgaagatcaTGGGTCACTAtgtttgaagaagatgaagatgaaagagggtTTGATGAACTTTGAATAATGAGATGAAgatttaagggttaaatattttttgttttataaaaattagtttgtgttttttttttgaagcaaaaaaaaaattagtttttttaaaaaaaaaaattaataggtaatatatttatctatatgtcaataattaaattaataaaaaataaattaaaatccaCACATGCATGCcatgtcataaaaaaaataagattccATGTCCAGTTGGCACTTAGGGGGGTAAACGATGGAATCTTGGTATTACAGGGGGGTGatcacaattattttttttgcaggggggtaagaCAAAACTCtcatattttgcagggggtaaaaccctatttaccctttatttattgttatacaCAATATGCATGGGATTGGGAGAAAGCAACTAGATTCATCTTACATTTCAGAGACTCCgtctttctatttatttttagtgaaattgTATTACTATTTACTATTCAAGACAAGAGATTTGAATCGTCTAACTTTGTGGCACAAAAGGATCTCTGCCTTTCAATCACTATGGACCATCAGATTCATCCTACATTTCATATCAAACCATTTGTTCATATATTATAAAACAATTGTTTGAAACGGACAAGGAAGAAGACAAGCCATGGTGTTTCCATATCTTCTCCGCCACGCCCCCTCATCCAAGCAAACCGGCCATACCACCATCATCTAGTCCGAGCTCTATCTTCATCTCAGTTTCGACCATCGCaacttaaaataaaacattgaaTTAGTGGAGGATGGTGATGGGTTCAACACAGTTCATTTAGGTTCAATGCGTTTGAGCTCTACTCATTTTAATCCATAAATTAACtcattatatatagtataggGATTAAAATCGAATGCTCTAAATACTAGAGATCAATATTTAAGgtaaactaatatttttttatttatcagttTTGCTAAAATTTTGTCAAGAGCcgcaaaatattttaaaatcgtACAAAAGTACAGTATTGATGTCAAACTGTGTCCAAGAAATATTTCTCTTAGTAGTGAGATTATTCAGCTTCACAGATAACTCTCCGTAGAGAGATTCGTCGACCATTTATGAGTgaaacaaattcaaacaaatcAACCTTCATTAATAATCTGACTAGTTTGATGAGTCAAGATAAGCATTAATAATCGGAAAGAACTAGCCTCTATTTAAcctaaacatttttttctttgcaCAAGTCAAGATTGTTACTTGCCCCTAAAATGATTCATTAATTTGTTACACCACATGTTAGTGCTAACAAGTAGAGTCACAATGCTCACAAATTCAGTTGATTTACAACAGATAAATGTAATTACAACAATATCTCTTCTTGAATAAACTTTCACCCATGCATCAAGTCAATACCAGTGTGATGTGCATTTTTCACATCTCCTGACCTCGATCCAAGCCACATTTCTGTTCCAGAAGCTGTGTAGTTTTGATTAGGTGGTGCACTTCCCGGAGAAGCTAATTTGTCACTACTCTGAGGCTCTGAATCATCGTCATCTTTTGTAGTCGTCCCTTGTTTTGCTGTCTTCGGCTTAGAGCCACCATATACAAAACTGCAAAGTACCACCTGTGACAACCAAAGGTCTCATTTGTTTTAGAGGCTAAAGGTTTGAATCTAAAGCTTTCTAAGATGCACAGTAGCTTTTATCATTATTAACCATGAGCCTGTTTGGATTGGTTTATTTGAGATTATCTAATGGTGAAAGCATTTGAGCCTGTTCGGGAGAGGTTATGTAAGCAACTTACATGTCCATaaactgttttcagcttatttccaaaAGGTCTCCAcaatagcttatatgaaaataatttgactttatGTTACCTTGATATAGAAATAGCTTTTATGATGAGTGCTTATGTGAAAAtggcttaattaagttgtttgtctAAATTGGGTCCATGCCTATCTCCATGCAACTGTTTTTACTTATTATTCAAGCACAAGATTGTGAATGAGCGTGTGAGAAGAGTAAGAATCATCTATGTTACAAGGCCGTTAAGATTGCAATTGAGAATATACCTGGACAGGGCTTGCAGCAATAAGCCTAGCAACACCACCACCGATAACATGACCATCCGGACTAGAAAGGGAAACACTAATGCCACCAGTTCTATTTTGAGGTCCACCATCTTCAGCAACCAAGTAAGAACCAGATAAGCATAATATTTGGAATCGCCCCTGCAAacgtgaaaaataaaatgatcacTATTGCTTCTTATGAACAAACCTTTAGGCTAAGCAGTACTAACTAGCCACTGCAAAAACCAGATTTTTACACACTACAATAGTTGGATAGTACATAACGATAATTACAGTACCCATTATTACTTACTGCTAAACTAGAATTATTGAATGGATTTAGTAAAGATGGGATAGAACATGTAATGTTAAATGACTGGTAGTGGAGGTCACGGTCTTAGTTTTCTAACTAACCTCATATGTAACACTGACACTAGTAGAAGCAGGCTGGCGCAGAGTGACTGAAGATACAGTCCCAGTTCCCGATAAGATGCATAAAGCGCGTGGTCTATGTTGTGAAACCGCCAACAGCTTTGCTACAATGTCCTGTAACAAAGAAAATCCGCATTCAAGGAACTGAGTAACAACATGAAGGTTTAATGATGAACAAAGCAACTAAGTTAATTATTTGAGCACTGCAACTAAAATTAGATGTTTCCACCAAGTATTACCGGTTTGCATGCAATTAACAACCATGtttatgtgtaaaataatcTTCACAATTTACACCCAACTTAGAATTCAATCAATGTGATATGCATCCATGTCTTATGTGATTTCAAATTACATAAACCATCCATGTCGTGAATAGTTAGATAAAAGTATCTTATCAAACATTCTGAACATTACTTTATCTTATCAAACTATCCATGAGCCTTGCACACCTTGTTTTCCTAAAAATCTTTCCAACGTAATGTTCTGGTGCTTTTTGGAATTTGGATAGGTGTTGAGTAAGAAATATTGATCGCAACTTCACTCAAGTCATATTTAGCTTTTTTCTTATGTCAATGTTAACAATGACTTTGGTATCACATAATACAGTCTCAACATCGTTATATTCAGTTTAAAAAATGTGCTATGGAAACAAACCAACATCTTCTGTTTAAATAATACAGTCCCAACATCGTTATATtcagtttaaaaaaaaacaactaaatatattaacaaaataagTGGATCGAGACCTATTTGTCCGACGAAATTGAAGAATACAATTACCTCCTGAACTCCAATCGTGATAACATGGGGTGAAAAAGCCTGTCCAGCAGAAGTGTTCATCCATTCACCTAGGAAGGgacagacaaaaaaaaaacataagaattAGAAGTTAATTACACTTCAAAgcaaaatagataaatatagcATATTTTGTTGGTACAGTGATTTACCATAAAATACTTTTGTATTCACCGAattaaccacaaaatatattttatcaattaTCATGATTTCATCCATCAATTTTCTTGAAATAGAGATAGCAATTTAAAATTCTAGAAAATGATACTAGTATTGCTTTTCTACCTAAAAATAACCAATGAATCTATTAGCAAGTcgataattttaatagaataaTCTTGTTAGCAATTTTTGTAGACAAAAACTTTAGGAAACAAAAGCAACATATCTTTTTTTGAAGACTATTGTAAACAACTAATCACATTTATCCCCCCTAAAATGAAAATCCTTAAACAATACATACAATCAAGTATCTAAAGTAAACAATAATATCCATATAAAAAAGAAACCAAACCTAGAGAAGCTAGTTGTTGCTTCCTTCCACTTCCAAGAGGGCGCCCTCTCGGCCGTTTCTCCGAATCAGGAGTGGAATTAGCAGTTGCAGACATAGGAGAGAGTCTCAAAGAAACAGGTACATCAGGACCATACTTTCTAGGCCTCcctcttttctttttcacaGGCTGCTCACCTGAATAAGACACTACAGCACCAGAAGCTGAACCTATGCTATTGCTAACACCACCACCATGACTAAAACTACCATGTTGAACCTCTACTGAATATGCAGAACCATCAGAACCACCATGAGCATTAGAAAAAGCTCTAAACCCAGGAGGTGTCTGTTGAAACACTCCTCCACTACCTGACCCACCAACCCCTCCTCCTCTATGCATGTAATATGAACCTGACCCATCAGAGAATGCCATAGCTTCTCTATCATCCATGCATTAACTAAGAAAAAATCTTAACTTTGATAAATACACTAAAACACTAACTATCCCTCTTCaaccccaattttttttaacacttaaACTAAGAACCcagatgaaaaaaatgaacttttgaCAGTGATGAAAAGAAAAGACTAGATTTTGTAACAATATGCAGAGAAAACACAAAGGGGATCTAAAAAGAATGGATTTTTAAGGTGAAACAGAAGCAACATTGAAAACCCATGAAAGAGGGGAAATGTAGGAGATTGAGGAGGTTAGATTGAAGAGAGAAAactgaaaaaaatgaaagtggGTAGTTCAGGAGTCATAGCTGTAACGcattaagaaaacaaaaccCTAGATTTGAAAATGTAGGGTTTTGTTGACAGAAGAGTGCAGAGTGTAATAATGATGGAAAAAGAAAAGAGGGAAAAGCAAGCAAAGAGTGTGACTTCACTtgggtgtgtgtgtgtttgtgtgtggagaagagaaacaaaaattgaaaaatattttattttggaaaataaaaaatgactatgcttttgattttgaatttggaAAATGCTACTCCTAATTAAGCataattaataaagaaaatttaTCTCAAAATttgcatatttaatattttaaaaaattaaaatgttacttttttttaacattaattttatctattttcCTTTTTGATATGATTAACGAGGTCTCAAGAGcgttgtttagaatttatttaaGTATATTtatgtgagtttaactcagggacatcacatatattatgttTGAATCTGGACATTtcagttatttatttttaaggtgaaatttctaatcaTTTAGCtattcagaaaaaaaaaagaaaaaaaaaagaatttaagtATGAATGAAAGAATGAGACATGTGTATATGAGCCGAAttctaaaacttttttttagtaaataggttattttgtttttaaatttgtgACGACAGGTCAATTTTGttcctaaattttttaaaatagcaaAATCACCTTTGAATTTAGGttccgtttggattaacttatttttgagcatATGCAAACAATTtgtgcaatataaattaagttttatgctattttataagttcacaagagtgaaaattgtatttttataagctattttatcataaactaccttgataacataaaaattgcataagctgaaattaacttgataatttttttttttttttaaatcaaacgTCGGCATGTGATGTCTAACGGCAAAACTTGAAAGTATGACTTATTTGATTGAAGTTTATCAAATGGACATTTTTTCTATTTCGATTAATTAGAGGAAGAAATTAATTTATGGCTACAAATTTGAGGACGAATTTGCttatttactctttttttttttttgttacaaaactTTAACCTATTTTCAAACACCGTAAAAGTTAGccaaaaaaacacacaaacactagtattaatttgattttaaaataaatataagattaatttcttttctatttttgataCAAATATaagattaatttcttttttcttttttttttggatacaataTAAGATTAATTTCTATATACCAACAATGTGTAAATTATTAAGTCAAATAATTATTTCTAGATAAATTTTAGGAAGCAGTCTAAAAAAAGTAGCATCATTTAATGATCAATGATCAATTTGATTGGATTCCAAATGGTCTAAGTCTTGAAAAAATCATCCAAAGATGCCATATATAGCAAGGCAATCAAACTTGTTATCTTGACCAAGACTGCGTTGAAAAGAAACAATCCAATCACGACGAAGGAAGTGAGAAATTTGACCGATCAAAGAAGCATAAGAATGTTATAAGAAAAGGGAGGCGgaggtttgaattgtgacccttataaaaatttattcttgCAATCTTACTTATGTACAGtaatattgtcaaaaatataacaCTTTTACTAAATTTTACTATCTGTCAACAaatataatgttttaaaaatagtgTACATAATGATCATTAGAGGGTAAATAATAATGCAACAATAAAAAGAAACTCCTCTAGGCTAATACAGTAatcatattaacatttttgttggTGATCTTCAttttataaaagtaaaattttgctGTGATGTCAGTGCTAAGGTACTCATCATGACTCATGACCATTGACCATTTAAGGGAAATTGCAAGAACGTGaatcaaacttaaaattaaCCAAGAcactttttttaacataatggagtttgcaaaaatataaaatcatattgCTTAAATAAGTGGATGCCTCTCATACTTACAGTATAGCAAAATCTAAGAGAAAGATACATCTTagataacaaaacaaataagtgctgaggagaaaaaaaatgatcattaTGAAATAGAAAACATCCAGAATCAGCAGAGTGACTTATACACCTCAAAGATGTAGAGCTATACTAACTCAAGAATTGGATGAAAGAGGATAGAAAtcagtcacaaaaaaaaaaaagggattcCTTGTAACTTCTATTAAACTAACAAATTTTCCTAAAATCCGAAAATGTTAAATTGTTTGTCCTGTCCACCACACTACCTtaaaattcaattgtttctagATGTTATTTGATTTCTGGTGCATGCCTCTACCTGTAGACAGAGCACTGATGAGACACAACAGAAAAGAGATAAATTTCATAAAAGTGATGAGAAAAAGAAATGAAGTTTGAGAGGTGGTGATCgtgtaaaaagaaataaagtttGAGACAACATAGCATGCTTGTGAACTTACACTATTAAGTAGTCATACTCTGGTCCGGTGTTATCagctttgtttttttgttagcGTAGTCCAGGTACCCCTAGAAAATACCAACATATAAGTAGATCCGTCTAACCAAATTAATTAGATACACACAGTCACACACAGCCCTGGAATGTAAACAATTATGTTTCTATATTTCACAATAAATTTCAGTGTCCCTTGCAGAAAAAGGAAGGACTTCTCAATACACttgtgaaaaataaatttttaatggGGTCCTACAAACAATTTTCCTTTCAAATAAGTTTATCTCCAAACAGAACCATAAAAACGCAGCCAGAAAACACTAGTGTAGTATATAAAATGAATAGCCATCTAGTTGAGGTTGTGGGAAAATGATTGTAGTGATGGATGTAACTTATATCATAACATCTACTTCAGTGCTTTTTATTGTCATACAGATTCCTCCTGATAATGATTTCTTCAAAACTAATAAAACGAATTCCTActtcaggaaaaaaaaataatgtatacaCCAAATAAAGGCCTCACATGTTAAAACATTCTTATCATGCTTTCAGCAGAATTAAGAATGTGAAGAGTGAAGACAATGCCTTTTACATGATAAGTAACGTATGAAGAGAAGTACAACAATAAAATAGAAGATTAAGTAAAGTAGCCGATCAAAGAACTTACCTGAAGTATTCCTACAGCAGCAAACTTGTCTAGCATAGTTTTGGAATGAACTGGATGTTTAAAGTTCAAAGACTTTATTATTAAGTCTACACTCTGCAAATACAATTTAACTTTAGAATTTGTCTCATTTTTATTGCAATGAGTGTTATCATATTAGGGGAAAATCTATTTATATACTACTTTGTATGTTTAGCTGGACGAAGTAGGTTctctttaaatataatatacaaTACTTGTTAGTTGTTTCACACTAAGTAGATATTTAGTTCTTTCTATAGTAGTAGTTACCAACCGAGTAGAGGTTGTAGTCACGTTGGAAATA
It contains:
- the LOC123911083 gene encoding AT-hook motif nuclear-localized protein 5-like, which codes for MDDREAMAFSDGSGSYYMHRGGGVGGSGSGGVFQQTPPGFRAFSNAHGGSDGSAYSVEVQHGSFSHGGGVSNSIGSASGAVVSYSGEQPVKKKRGRPRKYGPDVPVSLRLSPMSATANSTPDSEKRPRGRPLGSGRKQQLASLGEWMNTSAGQAFSPHVITIGVQEDIVAKLLAVSQHRPRALCILSGTGTVSSVTLRQPASTSVSVTYEGRFQILCLSGSYLVAEDGGPQNRTGGISVSLSSPDGHVIGGGVARLIAASPVQVVLCSFVYGGSKPKTAKQGTTTKDDDDSEPQSSDKLASPGSAPPNQNYTASGTEMWLGSRSGDVKNAHHTGIDLMHG